One window from the genome of Sphaerotilus microaerophilus encodes:
- a CDS encoding Crp/Fnr family transcriptional regulator, protein MSITSNTPFPSFTSTLSPALLHDRLDMLQRMPIFGAIHADALEFLLAQTRLRSVARGDFFFRHGDRALVMYVLETGRVSVRRSWGDRELVLRSLGAGDCFGEMALMDLSARSASVRAESDCTAIEIGPGDLLRLFEHDAEQFALIQMNIGRELSRRLRVTDELLFRATMGEKPAGVDSVFQSL, encoded by the coding sequence ATGTCGATCACGTCCAACACCCCGTTCCCCTCGTTCACGTCCACGCTGTCCCCGGCCCTGCTGCACGACCGCCTGGACATGCTGCAGCGCATGCCGATATTCGGGGCCATCCACGCGGATGCGCTGGAATTCCTGCTCGCGCAGACACGCCTGCGCAGCGTGGCGCGGGGGGACTTCTTCTTCCGCCACGGTGACCGGGCGCTGGTGATGTACGTGCTGGAGACTGGCCGGGTCTCGGTGCGGCGCAGCTGGGGCGACCGCGAACTGGTACTGCGCAGCCTGGGCGCGGGCGACTGCTTCGGCGAGATGGCGCTGATGGACCTGTCGGCACGTAGCGCCTCCGTGCGTGCCGAGAGCGATTGCACGGCCATCGAGATCGGCCCGGGCGACCTGCTGCGGCTGTTCGAGCACGATGCCGAGCAGTTCGCGCTGATCCAGATGAACATCGGCCGCGAACTCAGCCGCCGCCTGCGCGTGACCGACGAGCTGCTGTTTCGCGCCACGATGGGCGAGAAGCCGGCCGGCGTGGACAGCGTCTTCCAGTCGCTGTAG
- a CDS encoding aconitase family protein, whose translation MTTLPLPGRLLFLSTSAEVMARQLAGERLGRADAGTLRNDVSTDEITPVPILTHYDDRLGDFAHTGFQVEGQRPFAPGSLRAGGFSVIVAGRRYGKGSSREHSPAAERLAGIRLVIAESFERIYRQNADNIGLFTSTDLGLVARIEAGEAIAIDELVAGRDALAAAILRAGGLLHFGQQQLSSMRVGETGADADADADADRPRTLFEKIVARRALATPQTSARPAVGDGAFVRADRRFIHEYYTGMCAHMLGATFGAGLRLHDPASIVVFEDHTNYVGESPAHLRGGLVPNVLAMQAAQRRFSAEHGLTEHRTLNEDEAARDDGTNVAGISHAMVAEHYALPGQVVVGTDSHTPHSGALGCVAFGVGTTDMANAFVTGAVRLTLPAVLRIELAGALAPGVTAKDVLLHLLALPALRAGAGVGKVFEFGGPVVRSLSTDERATLTNMTAELGGFTGIVEPDAETLRFLKERRGVDVALAPWMRSDPGAAYAEVITVDCSALGPMLARPGDPGNGLALSALADLGEPARIHIAYGGSCTAGKREDFEHYHAVLAWAAARGLRVAPGVQLYLQFGTTAVRDHCIAQGFLAAFEAVGARLLQPSCGACANCGPGSSTAADQVTVSAINRNFPGRSGPGQVWLASPPTVAASAIAGRLISFEALRAEYGD comes from the coding sequence ATGACCACGCTCCCCCTGCCCGGCCGCCTGCTGTTCCTGTCCACCTCGGCCGAGGTCATGGCGCGTCAGCTTGCCGGTGAGCGACTGGGCCGCGCGGACGCCGGCACGCTGCGCAACGACGTGTCCACCGACGAGATCACGCCGGTGCCGATCCTGACGCACTACGACGACCGGCTGGGCGACTTCGCGCACACGGGCTTTCAGGTCGAGGGACAGCGGCCCTTCGCGCCGGGCAGCCTGCGCGCAGGGGGCTTCAGCGTGATCGTGGCGGGGCGGCGTTACGGCAAGGGCTCGTCGCGCGAGCACAGCCCGGCGGCGGAGCGGCTGGCGGGCATCCGGCTGGTGATCGCGGAGAGCTTCGAGCGCATCTACCGGCAGAACGCCGACAACATCGGCCTGTTCACCAGCACCGACCTGGGGCTGGTGGCACGCATCGAGGCGGGCGAGGCGATCGCCATCGACGAGCTGGTGGCCGGGCGCGATGCGCTGGCCGCGGCCATCCTGCGCGCTGGCGGGCTGCTGCACTTCGGCCAGCAGCAGCTGAGCAGCATGCGTGTCGGTGAAACTGGAGCCGATGCCGATGCCGATGCCGACGCCGACCGGCCGCGCACGCTGTTCGAGAAGATCGTCGCGCGCCGTGCGCTGGCCACGCCGCAGACCTCGGCCCGGCCGGCGGTGGGTGATGGCGCCTTCGTGCGCGCTGACCGGCGCTTCATCCACGAGTACTACACCGGCATGTGCGCGCACATGCTGGGCGCCACCTTCGGCGCCGGCCTGCGGCTGCACGACCCGGCCAGCATCGTGGTGTTCGAGGACCACACCAACTACGTCGGCGAGAGCCCGGCGCACCTGCGCGGCGGCCTGGTGCCCAACGTGCTGGCGATGCAGGCGGCGCAGCGGCGCTTCTCAGCCGAGCACGGCCTGACCGAGCACCGCACGCTGAACGAAGACGAGGCGGCGCGCGATGATGGCACCAACGTGGCCGGCATCTCGCACGCGATGGTGGCCGAGCACTACGCACTGCCCGGCCAGGTGGTGGTGGGCACCGACTCGCACACGCCGCACAGCGGCGCGCTGGGCTGCGTGGCCTTTGGCGTGGGCACCACCGACATGGCGAACGCCTTCGTGACCGGCGCGGTGCGGCTGACGCTGCCCGCTGTGCTGCGCATCGAACTGGCCGGCGCGTTGGCGCCGGGCGTGACCGCCAAGGACGTGCTGCTGCACCTGCTGGCGCTGCCGGCGCTGCGCGCGGGGGCGGGCGTGGGCAAGGTGTTCGAGTTCGGCGGGCCGGTGGTGCGCTCGCTCTCCACCGACGAGCGCGCCACGCTGACCAACATGACGGCCGAGCTGGGCGGATTCACCGGCATCGTCGAGCCGGACGCGGAGACACTGCGCTTCCTGAAGGAGCGCCGCGGTGTGGACGTGGCACTGGCGCCCTGGATGCGCAGCGACCCCGGCGCGGCCTATGCCGAAGTCATCACGGTGGACTGCAGCGCGCTCGGGCCGATGCTGGCGCGCCCGGGCGACCCGGGCAACGGGCTGGCGCTGTCCGCGCTGGCCGACCTGGGCGAGCCGGCACGCATCCACATCGCCTACGGTGGCAGCTGCACCGCCGGCAAGCGCGAGGACTTCGAGCACTACCACGCGGTGCTGGCCTGGGCCGCCGCGCGCGGGCTGCGCGTGGCGCCGGGGGTGCAGCTCTACCTGCAGTTCGGCACGACCGCGGTGCGCGACCACTGCATCGCGCAGGGCTTTCTCGCGGCCTTCGAGGCGGTGGGCGCGCGTCTGCTGCAGCCCTCCTGCGGCGCCTGCGCCAACTGCGGACCGGGCTCGTCCACCGCCGCCGACCAGGTGACGGTCAGCGCGATCAACCGCAACTTCCCCGGGCGCAGCGGCCCGGGCCAGGTCTGGCTGGCCAGCCCGCCGACGGTGGCCGCCAGCGCGATCGCCGGGCGGCTGATCTCCTTCGAGGCGCTGCGTGCGGAATACGGCGACTGA
- a CDS encoding SIR2 family NAD-dependent protein deacylase, which yields MNPTAPAVPAELTAALREARHVVVFTGAGVSAESGIRTFRDALTGLWSRFDAMALATPEAFRADPALVWGWYEWRRLRVRQAQPNPAHHAIADLARRLPRLTLVTQNVDDLHERAGSPADARPVLHLHGSLHQPRCFDCATPFTPPADAAAVADRDAPAGWRPQALDADGLRLPPPPCPACGGLIRPGVVWFGESLPAHALAAAFDAAEHCNLLLSVGTSGVVEPAASIPRLAARAGAWVVHVNPQPVAAGGARTRQLTGAAGELLPLFLAARVD from the coding sequence ATGAACCCCACCGCCCCCGCCGTCCCCGCCGAATTGACCGCCGCACTGCGTGAGGCCCGCCATGTCGTCGTCTTCACCGGCGCGGGCGTGTCGGCCGAGTCGGGCATCCGGACCTTCCGCGACGCGCTCACCGGCCTGTGGTCCCGCTTCGACGCGATGGCGCTGGCCACGCCCGAGGCCTTCCGCGCCGACCCGGCGCTGGTCTGGGGCTGGTACGAGTGGCGCCGGCTGAGGGTGCGCCAGGCCCAGCCCAACCCGGCCCACCACGCCATCGCCGACCTGGCCCGCCGCCTGCCGCGCCTGACGCTGGTGACGCAGAACGTCGACGACCTGCACGAACGCGCCGGCAGCCCCGCCGATGCACGCCCGGTGCTGCACCTGCACGGCAGCCTGCACCAGCCCCGCTGTTTCGACTGCGCCACGCCCTTCACGCCCCCCGCCGACGCCGCCGCGGTGGCCGACCGCGACGCACCGGCCGGCTGGCGCCCGCAGGCGCTCGACGCCGACGGCCTGCGCCTGCCCCCACCGCCTTGCCCCGCCTGCGGCGGCCTGATCCGCCCCGGCGTGGTCTGGTTCGGCGAATCGCTGCCCGCCCATGCCCTGGCCGCCGCCTTCGACGCCGCCGAGCATTGCAACCTGCTGCTCTCGGTCGGCACCTCGGGTGTGGTCGAGCCCGCCGCGTCGATCCCGCGCCTGGCGGCGCGCGCCGGCGCCTGGGTGGTCCACGTCAACCCGCAGCCGGTGGCGGCGGGGGGCGCGAGGACGAGACAACTCACCGGTGCCGCGGGCGAACTTCTGCCCCTCTTCCTGGCAGCAAGGGTCGACTGA
- a CDS encoding DUF748 domain-containing protein — protein MTDLPPNELSSPASSPALRPPAPPRPRRALRYAAWGLGGTALLLGASAAALTWWLPGWLAPRIEQMGSEALGTPVKLARIELQPLALAARIEGLRIGPEAAPLFQLAEASVELSAQSLWQRLPVVSRLTLRAPELWIQRGETGPYNVQPVLDHLRGWQAKQPPSPPSAEPARYALHNLRLEGGRIHYLDAPLGQRHEVQALTIGLPFLSNLPSDVAIDVQPQLDATVDGSTLRLGGQARPFAAQHPATLALRWQGLPLAPLASLLKAALPPEQAIDLQQGTLDSDLQIAFETRPAPQPPRLQVTGRLALHGLQAQAAPLDSRLRWQALTLDGLDLAPLEQRYAVKTVQIDGLDGELTLCGAKSATAAAPPPAVQATPAAAAASAAPAAPARAPLVALIDTLRCVACRVAVTDRSVQPATRIELQQTELTLSKLSADLGQPIGVTLQTRLATSAGSQTPAIGQLDLQGQVRARPLDVQATLKLAGIDLRVAQPYLAPQLNLVLAGGQLDAEGRLELAQPADAPKAPLAAHYAGRLAVGGLRTLDSVNGADFVAWQRLGFDGLDLAWQANALKANLGRIGLNGLNARLILHPDGHLNVADIARRSPQAAPQSITTPRTAAAKAAPAASTPVATSAAASPHQIRWQAIALRDGAVHFSDTFIKPNYSARLTRLQGSVSALSSSTPQPADVKIAGALDDGAPLSIGGRIHPLGARLFTDIEASARGIALTRLSTYAERYAGYAIEKGSLSVKLQYKIDQGRLEAQNQLFLDQLTFGNPVESAEATKLPVLLAVSLLKNRRGEIDLHLPVAGTLDDPQFSVGGIVWKLLLNLLEKAVTAPFALLMGGDSGETAQIDFAPGSAELSPAARERLDALAAKLTDRPGLKLEATGHADAQRDGAALQASTNRPAAAAASAPTPARAGSAAAPTVPTADIAPALQALADRRADAVMAHLGATLPPERILITRSVVDATTAPAAADTAASAVGPGSTVQFKLR, from the coding sequence ATGACCGACCTGCCTCCGAACGAGCTCTCGTCTCCCGCGTCCTCCCCCGCCCTTCGCCCGCCCGCGCCACCCCGGCCCCGGCGGGCCCTGCGCTACGCCGCCTGGGGGCTCGGCGGCACGGCCCTGCTGCTCGGCGCCAGCGCCGCCGCGCTGACCTGGTGGCTGCCCGGCTGGCTGGCGCCGCGCATCGAGCAGATGGGCAGCGAGGCACTGGGCACGCCGGTGAAGCTGGCGCGCATCGAGCTGCAGCCGCTCGCGCTGGCCGCCCGCATCGAGGGCCTGCGCATCGGCCCTGAGGCCGCACCCCTGTTCCAGCTGGCCGAGGCGAGCGTCGAGCTCTCCGCCCAGTCGCTCTGGCAGCGCCTGCCTGTGGTCAGCCGCCTGACCCTGCGCGCGCCCGAGCTGTGGATCCAGCGCGGTGAGACCGGCCCGTACAACGTCCAGCCCGTGCTCGACCACCTGCGGGGCTGGCAGGCGAAGCAGCCGCCCTCCCCGCCCAGCGCCGAGCCGGCCCGCTACGCGCTGCACAACCTGCGCCTCGAAGGCGGGCGCATCCACTACCTCGATGCCCCGCTCGGCCAGCGCCACGAGGTGCAGGCGCTGACCATCGGCCTGCCCTTCCTCTCCAACCTGCCCAGCGACGTAGCCATCGACGTGCAGCCGCAGCTCGACGCCACCGTGGACGGCAGCACGCTGCGCCTGGGTGGCCAGGCCCGGCCCTTCGCGGCGCAGCACCCGGCCACCCTGGCGCTGCGCTGGCAGGGCCTGCCGCTGGCACCGCTGGCCTCGCTGCTGAAGGCCGCGCTGCCGCCCGAGCAGGCCATCGACCTGCAGCAGGGCACGCTCGATAGCGACCTGCAGATCGCCTTCGAGACCCGCCCCGCCCCACAGCCGCCGCGCCTGCAGGTCACCGGCCGTCTGGCGCTGCACGGGCTGCAGGCGCAGGCCGCGCCGCTCGACAGCCGGCTGCGCTGGCAGGCCCTGACGCTCGACGGACTGGACCTGGCGCCGCTGGAGCAGCGCTACGCCGTCAAGACCGTGCAGATCGACGGGCTCGACGGCGAGCTGACCCTGTGCGGCGCGAAATCAGCCACAGCGGCTGCCCCGCCGCCCGCGGTTCAAGCGACTCCAGCCGCCGCTGCCGCGTCTGCGGCGCCCGCTGCCCCCGCCCGCGCGCCGCTGGTCGCGCTGATCGACACGCTGCGCTGCGTGGCCTGCCGCGTCGCCGTTACCGACCGCAGCGTGCAGCCGGCCACCCGCATCGAGCTGCAGCAGACCGAGCTGACGTTGTCGAAACTCTCCGCCGACCTCGGCCAGCCGATCGGCGTCACGCTGCAGACCCGCCTCGCCACCTCGGCCGGGAGCCAGACGCCGGCGATCGGCCAGCTCGACCTGCAAGGCCAGGTCCGCGCACGGCCGCTGGACGTGCAGGCCACCCTGAAGCTCGCCGGCATCGACCTGCGCGTCGCCCAGCCCTACCTCGCGCCGCAGCTCAACCTGGTGCTGGCCGGCGGCCAGCTGGATGCCGAGGGCCGGCTCGAACTGGCTCAGCCAGCGGACGCCCCCAAGGCCCCGCTGGCGGCCCACTACGCCGGCCGCCTCGCGGTGGGCGGGCTGCGCACGCTCGACAGCGTCAACGGCGCCGACTTCGTCGCCTGGCAGCGCCTGGGCTTCGACGGGCTGGACTTGGCCTGGCAGGCCAACGCCCTGAAAGCCAACCTGGGCCGCATCGGCCTGAACGGGCTGAACGCCCGCCTGATCCTGCACCCGGACGGCCACCTCAACGTCGCCGACATCGCCCGGCGCAGCCCGCAGGCCGCGCCGCAGTCGATCACGACGCCGCGCACGGCGGCGGCAAAGGCGGCCCCTGCAGCCAGCACCCCGGTGGCAACTTCAGCGGCCGCCTCACCCCACCAGATCCGCTGGCAGGCCATCGCCCTGCGCGACGGCGCCGTGCACTTCAGCGACACCTTCATCAAGCCCAACTACTCGGCCCGGCTGACGCGGCTGCAGGGCAGCGTCTCGGCGCTGAGTTCCAGCACGCCGCAGCCCGCCGACGTGAAAATCGCCGGTGCGCTGGACGACGGCGCGCCGCTGTCCATCGGCGGGCGCATCCACCCACTGGGCGCGCGGCTGTTCACCGACATCGAGGCCAGCGCCCGCGGCATCGCGCTGACGCGCCTGAGCACCTACGCCGAGCGCTACGCCGGCTACGCGATCGAGAAGGGCTCGCTGTCGGTCAAGCTGCAGTACAAGATCGACCAGGGCCGGCTGGAGGCGCAGAACCAGCTCTTCCTCGACCAGCTCACCTTCGGCAACCCGGTCGAGAGCGCCGAAGCGACCAAGCTGCCCGTGCTGCTGGCCGTCTCGCTGCTGAAGAACCGCCGCGGCGAGATCGACCTGCACCTGCCGGTGGCCGGCACGCTCGACGACCCGCAGTTCTCGGTCGGCGGCATCGTCTGGAAGCTGCTGCTGAACCTGCTGGAGAAGGCCGTCACCGCGCCCTTCGCGCTGCTGATGGGCGGGGACAGCGGTGAGACCGCGCAGATCGACTTTGCGCCCGGTTCGGCCGAACTCAGCCCCGCCGCGCGCGAGCGCCTCGATGCCCTGGCTGCCAAGCTGACCGACCGCCCCGGCCTGAAACTCGAAGCCACCGGCCATGCCGACGCGCAGCGCGATGGCGCAGCCCTGCAGGCCAGCACCAACCGGCCCGCGGCGGCGGCGGCCTCTGCCCCCACGCCCGCACGGGCGGGCTCGGCAGCGGCCCCCACGGTCCCAACGGCCGACATCGCCCCCGCTCTGCAGGCCCTGGCCGACCGCCGCGCCGATGCGGTGATGGCGCACCTGGGCGCCACCCTGCCGCCCGAGCGCATCCTGATCACCCGCTCGGTGGTGGATGCGACCACAGCCCCTGCAGCGGCGGACACCGCCGCGTCGGCCGTCGGCCCGGGCAGCACCGTCCAGTTCAAGCTGCGCTGA
- a CDS encoding molybdopterin-dependent oxidoreductase yields MNDNNDSPTLAAAVAGAAAADRRDFLKLVGAAGLVSAAGAVPEKAQAFAYEPYPTDDQLTTVGTSCAHNCGSRHMLVAHKQGDVIVRLSTDDGRYQKGGFFGKDTEAEPQLRACLRGRSYRSRLYSPERLLYPMLRVGERGSGQFKRVSWDEALDFVARKMTQLKRDYGPTALLDQSYAGASYGVLHKSDQIEGLLGRFLGMFGCRTNSWSVPSYQGTTFSSRITFGTIEDGNEDDAFAHSKLIIMWGWNPAYTFHGGNTFYYMRLAKQRGCKFVLVDPQYTDSAAVYDAWWIPIKPNTDAAMMAGMAHTIFSEKLQDQAFIDKFVLGMDRRTMPKEHAGAENFKDYILGKTDGVPKTAEWAAAICGVSAADIRKLARLYATTKPAALKASWAPGRASYGEQYNRMAAALQAMTGNIGKLGGSAEGVGKAWHSESTAYPYDDNANIWFGSIKSDRWAHCVLNYPNVKREEVGLWPRDDELDGRIPNIKGIFWQGSDWFNQLTNINKEIEAIRKLELVVCMDATITPSGLWADVLLPIATHFERHDVALPWYKGHYYIHRPKVIEPLGESKTDFQVFTELAYRLEALAPGDAKLKDFGPRYNPRATRDYFKNEVSDQVDEAYLVAWWKKVQDHQGVTMSWADFKKHGVYKFTFKQPLVAFRDQIEKGEPFETGSGKIEIFSPYLAGITDWTKTQYGYPIPAIPKWIEPFESLNHPKAKQFPFHLITPHPRERTHSIYHNIPWLRETCTQEVTINASDAKRLGLQTGDTVEVFNDRGRCVVPVYVTERVLPGVAVLYEGAWMDRDANGVDRAGNPDFLTLDEPSPAGAFAYNTILVDIRRTDLAHKPGWDQLGTARSAVFRRDY; encoded by the coding sequence ATGAACGACAACAACGACTCCCCCACGCTCGCCGCCGCGGTGGCCGGTGCCGCCGCCGCCGACCGGCGCGACTTCCTCAAGCTCGTCGGTGCCGCCGGCCTGGTGAGCGCCGCCGGCGCGGTGCCGGAGAAGGCGCAGGCCTTCGCCTACGAGCCCTATCCGACCGACGACCAGCTGACCACCGTGGGCACCTCCTGCGCGCACAACTGCGGCTCGCGCCACATGCTGGTCGCGCACAAGCAGGGCGACGTGATCGTGCGCCTGTCCACCGACGACGGCCGCTACCAGAAGGGCGGCTTCTTCGGCAAGGACACCGAGGCCGAGCCGCAGCTGCGCGCCTGCCTGCGCGGGCGCAGCTACCGCTCGCGGCTGTACTCGCCCGAGCGCCTGCTCTACCCGATGCTGCGCGTGGGTGAGCGCGGCTCCGGCCAGTTCAAGCGCGTGAGCTGGGACGAGGCGCTGGACTTCGTCGCCAGGAAGATGACGCAGCTGAAGCGGGACTACGGCCCGACCGCGCTGCTTGACCAGAGCTATGCCGGTGCGAGCTACGGCGTGCTGCACAAGAGCGACCAGATCGAGGGGCTGCTGGGCCGCTTCCTGGGCATGTTCGGCTGCCGCACCAACTCCTGGAGCGTGCCGAGCTATCAGGGCACCACCTTCTCCAGCCGCATCACCTTCGGCACCATCGAGGACGGCAACGAGGACGACGCCTTTGCGCACTCCAAGCTGATCATCATGTGGGGCTGGAACCCGGCCTACACCTTCCACGGCGGCAACACCTTCTACTACATGCGGCTGGCCAAGCAGCGCGGCTGCAAGTTCGTGCTGGTCGACCCGCAGTACACCGACTCGGCGGCGGTCTACGACGCCTGGTGGATCCCCATCAAGCCCAACACCGACGCGGCCATGATGGCCGGCATGGCCCACACGATCTTCAGCGAGAAGCTGCAGGACCAGGCCTTCATCGACAAGTTCGTGCTCGGCATGGACCGGCGCACGATGCCCAAAGAACACGCGGGCGCGGAGAACTTCAAGGACTACATCCTGGGCAAGACGGACGGCGTGCCCAAGACGGCCGAGTGGGCCGCGGCCATCTGTGGCGTGAGCGCGGCCGACATCCGCAAGCTCGCGCGCCTGTACGCCACCACCAAGCCCGCGGCGCTGAAGGCCAGCTGGGCGCCGGGGCGGGCCAGCTACGGCGAGCAGTACAACCGCATGGCCGCGGCATTGCAGGCCATGACCGGCAACATCGGCAAGCTCGGCGGCAGCGCCGAGGGGGTGGGCAAGGCCTGGCACTCCGAGTCGACCGCCTACCCCTACGACGACAACGCCAACATCTGGTTCGGCTCGATCAAGTCCGACCGCTGGGCGCACTGCGTGCTGAACTACCCCAACGTCAAGCGCGAGGAGGTCGGCCTCTGGCCGCGCGACGACGAGCTCGACGGCAGGATCCCCAACATCAAGGGCATCTTCTGGCAGGGCTCGGACTGGTTCAACCAGCTCACCAACATCAACAAGGAAATCGAGGCGATCCGCAAGCTGGAGTTGGTGGTGTGCATGGACGCCACCATCACGCCCTCGGGCCTGTGGGCCGATGTGCTGCTGCCGATTGCCACGCACTTCGAGCGCCATGACGTGGCGCTGCCCTGGTACAAGGGCCACTACTACATCCACCGGCCCAAGGTCATCGAGCCGCTGGGCGAATCGAAGACCGACTTCCAGGTCTTCACCGAGCTGGCCTACCGGCTCGAAGCACTGGCGCCCGGTGACGCCAAGCTCAAGGACTTCGGCCCGCGCTACAACCCGCGCGCCACCCGGGATTACTTCAAGAACGAGGTGTCGGATCAGGTCGACGAGGCCTACCTCGTCGCCTGGTGGAAGAAGGTGCAGGACCACCAGGGCGTGACGATGAGCTGGGCCGACTTCAAGAAGCACGGCGTCTACAAGTTCACCTTCAAGCAGCCGCTGGTGGCCTTCCGCGACCAGATCGAGAAGGGCGAGCCCTTCGAGACCGGCTCGGGCAAGATCGAGATCTTCAGCCCCTACCTGGCCGGCATCACCGACTGGACCAAGACGCAGTACGGCTACCCGATCCCGGCGATCCCGAAGTGGATCGAGCCCTTCGAGTCGCTCAACCACCCGAAGGCGAAGCAGTTCCCCTTCCACCTGATCACGCCGCACCCGCGCGAGCGCACGCATTCGATCTATCACAACATTCCCTGGCTGCGCGAGACCTGCACCCAGGAAGTGACGATCAACGCCAGCGACGCCAAGCGCCTGGGCCTGCAGACCGGCGACACGGTGGAGGTCTTCAACGACCGCGGTCGCTGCGTCGTGCCGGTCTACGTGACCGAGCGCGTGCTGCCCGGCGTGGCGGTGCTCTACGAGGGCGCCTGGATGGACCGCGACGCCAACGGGGTGGACCGTGCCGGCAACCCGGACTTCCTGACGCTGGACGAGCCCAGCCCCGCTGGCGCGTTTGCCTACAACACCATCCTGGTCGACATCCGCCGGACCGACTTGGCCCACAAGCCGGGCTGGGACCAGCTGGGCACCGCCCGTTCGGCCGTGTTCCGCCGCGACTACTGA
- a CDS encoding 4Fe-4S dicluster domain-containing protein, translating to MAEKKVIRKLGADAKAAVPDAQARRDATTYEPVKPAMQLGFVHNNVDCIGCRACEIACKDKNGLAPGPRFRRVMYVEGGSFPDVFAYKVNMSCNHCAEPACLPTCPTGAIWKRADNGVVDIDSSLCIGCRRCEAACPYGAPQYDPSDNLVKKCNLCIDELQAGRKPYCVMACMMRVLDIGPIDQLRAGKHPTKAVGPKDKVVRQVRHMADPELTNPSIVFVAHPKGKV from the coding sequence ATGGCTGAGAAGAAAGTCATCCGCAAGCTCGGCGCCGACGCCAAGGCCGCCGTGCCCGACGCCCAGGCGAGGCGCGACGCGACCACCTACGAGCCGGTGAAGCCGGCGATGCAGCTGGGCTTCGTGCACAACAACGTCGACTGCATCGGCTGCCGCGCCTGCGAGATCGCCTGCAAGGACAAGAACGGACTGGCGCCGGGGCCGCGGTTCCGCCGCGTGATGTACGTGGAAGGCGGCAGCTTCCCGGACGTGTTTGCCTACAAGGTGAACATGAGCTGCAACCACTGCGCCGAGCCGGCCTGCCTGCCGACCTGCCCGACCGGCGCAATCTGGAAGCGCGCCGACAACGGCGTGGTGGACATCGACAGCAGCCTGTGCATCGGCTGCCGCCGCTGCGAGGCCGCCTGCCCCTACGGCGCGCCGCAGTACGACCCGAGCGACAACCTCGTCAAGAAGTGCAACCTCTGCATCGACGAGCTGCAGGCCGGCCGCAAGCCCTACTGCGTGATGGCCTGCATGATGCGGGTGCTCGACATCGGCCCGATCGACCAGCTGCGCGCCGGGAAGCACCCGACCAAGGCGGTCGGCCCGAAGGACAAGGTCGTCCGCCAGGTGCGGCACATGGCCGACCCGGAGCTGACCAATCCGTCGATCGTCTTCGTCGCCCATCCGAAGGGGAAGGTGTGA
- a CDS encoding TorD/DmsD family molecular chaperone, with the protein MNAPLPDPGQCAWREAAEDLRTLAWLHAAERNVATWRALHRAGFPLGLTLAAPGGGGVPGLAQALAQLPGPVDAVAQRADDALAADYADIYLTHALKASPYESVWRDEDHLMMQGPTFAVRAVYRRHGIAVPGWRAMPDDHLAHELDFIAHLLDQGDAAEARQFLDLHLLTWLPAFAGRVAQRARTTVYAGLATLTLEACTCLRERLGPPARAEEAVEADRDESGLAQGGR; encoded by the coding sequence GTGAACGCGCCGCTACCCGACCCTGGCCAGTGCGCCTGGCGCGAAGCCGCCGAGGACCTGCGCACCCTCGCCTGGCTGCACGCCGCCGAGCGCAATGTGGCGACGTGGCGTGCCCTGCATCGCGCCGGCTTTCCGCTGGGGCTGACACTGGCCGCGCCGGGGGGCGGGGGCGTGCCAGGCCTCGCGCAGGCGCTGGCGCAGCTGCCCGGCCCGGTGGACGCCGTCGCGCAGCGTGCCGACGATGCGCTGGCCGCCGACTACGCGGACATCTACCTCACGCATGCGCTGAAGGCCTCGCCCTACGAGTCGGTCTGGCGCGACGAGGACCACCTGATGATGCAGGGGCCCACCTTTGCGGTGCGCGCGGTCTACCGGCGCCATGGCATAGCGGTGCCCGGCTGGCGCGCCATGCCCGACGACCACCTGGCGCACGAGCTGGATTTCATCGCCCACCTGCTCGACCAGGGAGACGCGGCGGAGGCCCGGCAGTTCCTGGACCTGCACCTGCTCACCTGGCTGCCTGCCTTTGCCGGGCGTGTTGCCCAGCGCGCCCGCACGACCGTCTACGCCGGCCTCGCGACGCTGACGCTGGAGGCCTGCACCTGCCTGCGCGAGCGCCTGGGACCCCCTGCGCGGGCCGAAGAGGCTGTAGAAGCAGACCGTGACGAGTCGGGACTGGCCCAGGGTGGACGCTGA